Proteins co-encoded in one Sulfuricystis thermophila genomic window:
- a CDS encoding HAD family hydrolase → METLQALIFDVDGTLADTERDGHRLAFNAAFAEAGLPWHWDAALYGELLAVTGGKERIRFFCEKHYPEFLERADADERIKALHAAKTRHYLELIDQGGIPLQPGVARLMREARAAGLRLAIATTTTPENVTSLLKASLAPEAESWFEVIGAGDVVPKKKPAPDIYLWVLEKMKLSPAACLAFEDSANGLKAALAAGLPTLVTESEYTLDHDFTGAFAVLSDLGEPDKPCEVRRGDMHGKTFVNVELLRLWHEEIIRNR, encoded by the coding sequence ATGGAAACACTGCAAGCCCTGATCTTCGATGTCGATGGCACGCTGGCCGATACCGAGCGCGACGGCCATCGTCTGGCTTTCAATGCCGCGTTTGCGGAGGCCGGTCTGCCCTGGCACTGGGATGCCGCGCTCTATGGCGAACTGCTCGCGGTCACGGGTGGCAAGGAACGTATCCGCTTCTTCTGCGAGAAGCACTATCCGGAATTTTTGGAGCGGGCCGATGCCGATGAACGGATCAAGGCGCTGCATGCCGCCAAGACGAGGCACTACCTGGAACTGATCGACCAAGGCGGCATTCCGCTTCAGCCGGGCGTGGCGCGCTTGATGCGCGAAGCGCGCGCGGCGGGGTTACGGCTGGCGATCGCCACGACGACGACGCCCGAGAACGTCACGAGTCTGCTCAAGGCCAGTCTTGCACCAGAGGCCGAGTCCTGGTTCGAGGTGATCGGCGCCGGCGACGTGGTGCCGAAGAAAAAGCCGGCGCCCGACATCTACCTTTGGGTGCTCGAAAAGATGAAGCTGTCGCCTGCCGCCTGTCTCGCCTTCGAGGATTCCGCCAACGGGCTGAAAGCGGCACTCGCCGCAGGCCTGCCGACCCTCGTGACCGAGAGCGAATACACCCTCGATCACGATTTCACGGGGGCTTTCGCAGTGCTCTCCGACCTGGGCGAACCCGACAAGCCTTGCGAGGTACGGCGCGGCGACATGCATGGCAAGACTTTCGTCAATGTCGAGCTGCTGCGCCTCTGGCACGAGGAGATCATCAGAAATCGATGA
- a CDS encoding LysR family transcriptional regulator: MKHVTLRQLRVFESVARHLSFSRAAEELHLTQPAVSMQVKQLEELAGLPLTEMIGKKVYLTQAGEEVARHARRIAQQLREAEEALDALKGVKGGRLSIGVVSTAKYFAPRLLAEFRRRHDGIVLDLRVGNRETVVHQLADNEIDLAIMGQPPQEFPTVAEPFADHPLVIVASPDHRLARLARVTPADLAAETFLIREPGSGTRATMERFFADAGIAPRQLLELAGNNETIKQAVMAGLGLAFISGHSVALECEVGRLVQLPVAGTPVMRRWFVVQRAEKELLPLAAAFRAFLLTEAPALMGAKTAH; this comes from the coding sequence ATGAAGCACGTCACCTTGCGTCAGCTCAGGGTCTTCGAGTCCGTCGCGCGTCATCTGTCGTTCTCACGCGCGGCGGAAGAACTGCATCTGACTCAACCGGCCGTGTCGATGCAGGTCAAGCAGCTCGAAGAGCTGGCAGGACTGCCGCTCACCGAAATGATCGGCAAGAAGGTCTATCTCACCCAGGCGGGGGAAGAAGTCGCGCGTCATGCCCGGCGCATCGCCCAGCAATTGCGTGAGGCCGAAGAAGCGCTCGATGCCTTGAAAGGCGTCAAGGGCGGCCGTCTGTCGATCGGCGTCGTCAGCACTGCGAAGTATTTCGCACCGCGCCTCTTGGCCGAGTTCCGCCGTCGTCATGACGGCATCGTGCTGGATCTGCGCGTCGGCAATCGCGAGACGGTGGTGCATCAACTCGCCGACAACGAGATCGATCTGGCGATCATGGGCCAACCGCCGCAGGAATTCCCCACCGTCGCCGAACCTTTCGCCGATCACCCGCTGGTCATCGTCGCCTCCCCTGATCACCGGCTGGCACGGCTCGCCCGCGTGACACCGGCAGACCTTGCCGCAGAGACCTTCCTGATCCGCGAGCCCGGCTCCGGAACCCGCGCGACGATGGAACGCTTCTTTGCCGATGCCGGCATCGCACCGCGCCAGCTCCTCGAACTCGCCGGCAACAACGAAACGATCAAACAGGCCGTGATGGCCGGCCTGGGACTAGCCTTCATCTCCGGGCACAGCGTCGCGCTCGAATGCGAGGTCGGCCGGCTGGTCCAGCTGCCGGTCGCCGGCACGCCGGTGATGCGCCGCTGGTTCGTCGTGCAGCGCGCCGAGAAGGAGCTGCTCCCGCTCGCCGCAGCCTTCCGCGCCTTCCTGCTCACCGAGGCGCCGGCGCTGATGGGCGCGAAAACCGCGCACTGA
- a CDS encoding thioredoxin family protein: MVSTPTPVCDFGWKAVDFDLPGVDGRRYTLDTVRGPNGLLVMFICNHCPYVKAVIDRIVRDTQELKHYGIGSIAIMSNDPSDYPEDSWDNMVRIAREKQFPFPYVLDETQEVAKAYGAVCTPDFFGFNANLELQYRGRLDESRKETAPEGVRRDLFEAMKQIAQTGQGPREQIPSIGCSIKWKAA; this comes from the coding sequence ATGGTCAGCACCCCAACCCCTGTCTGTGATTTCGGCTGGAAGGCCGTCGATTTCGATCTGCCCGGCGTCGATGGCCGGCGCTACACCCTCGATACAGTGCGCGGGCCGAATGGACTGCTGGTGATGTTCATCTGCAACCACTGCCCGTATGTGAAAGCAGTGATCGACCGCATCGTGCGCGACACGCAGGAGCTGAAGCACTACGGCATCGGTTCGATCGCCATCATGTCCAACGACCCCAGCGACTACCCCGAGGATTCCTGGGACAACATGGTGAGGATCGCGCGCGAGAAGCAGTTTCCCTTTCCCTATGTGCTCGATGAAACACAGGAAGTCGCCAAGGCCTACGGCGCGGTGTGCACGCCCGACTTCTTCGGTTTCAATGCGAATCTCGAACTGCAATACCGCGGCCGGCTCGATGAGTCGCGCAAGGAGACCGCACCGGAAGGCGTACGCCGCGATTTGTTCGAGGCGATGAAGCAGATCGCCCAGACCGGCCAGGGCCCGCGCGAGCAGATTCCGAGCATCGGCTGCTCGATCAAGTGGAAAGCCGCATGA